From a single Rutidosis leptorrhynchoides isolate AG116_Rl617_1_P2 chromosome 5, CSIRO_AGI_Rlap_v1, whole genome shotgun sequence genomic region:
- the LOC139849468 gene encoding uncharacterized protein, with product MGDEQPRPQTMAEKLKATRAGQGNAITQPAITQPFQIIGPIMGMIANDCQFHGKDHEDGNEHLRIFNDICNLFKLNQFFPASRAARLQAKISQFRQKSTSVKSIETTGAYDDYVSINAKLDKFGRHLEKMDKDIHGMKFNHNFNCPYNPQGRQGSSSNNNYQNQLSGGFQQQAPGFFRKTQDEEKKSNLESMIEKLVISQTQLVNNVKEMNDKNKQLFTNQQASIQNLEKRIGNLSDLISERKPGELPSNTKVNPRNEHLNAITTRSGKAYEAPNMPVVDDYRVPLEKFSEPVVGMKSEKVVEEVEKSQPGDAEKSVKAKPAIKEYQPPLPYPMKQRLEKLEAGRNWFMDMIKSVNINMPFIDVIAGMPRYARFLKDMLTNRKKMEQIKSVVMNATCSAVVLNELPEKLDDPGCFTIPCLLGQLVCMRALADLGASINLMPYSVYLKLDPGLLKTTRMAIQLADHNVKFPRGIVENMLVREGNLIFLADFMVLDMEEDTRVPLILGRPFLNMARCIIYVYSQCLTLRIDGEFPKLEETGECDIASGEEDMLEEIHMFQVLMANVYEPTNDEFKELEEDNEYRSKSSIEDPPELERKPLPDHLEYAYL from the exons ATGGGTGACGAACAACCTCGTccacagactatggcagaaaagttgaaggccacccgagctggtCAAGGCAATGCCATTACTCAACCGGCCATTACTCAGCCATTTCAGATCATAGGTCCGATTATGGGAATGATTGCCAAtgattgccaatttcatggcaaggatcaTGAGGATggtaacgagcatcttcgtattttcaatgataTTTGCAACTTATTCAAGCTGAATCAG tttttccctgcttctcgagctgctagacttcaagctaaAATTTCAcagttcagacaaaagagca cttcagttaagagtaTCGAAACCACAGGTGCGTATGATGATTATGTGTCTATAAATGCTAAGTTAGATAAATTTGGTAGGCATTTAGAGAAGAtggataaggatattcatggtatgaag TTCAACCACAACTTCAATTGTCCCTACAATCCTCAAGGTCGACAAgggagtagtagtaataataattatcagAATCAGCTGAGTGGGGGTTTTCAGCAACAAGCTCCTGGGTTTTTCCGAAAAACTCAGGATGAAGAGAAAAAGTCGAATTTAGAGTCTATGATTGAGAAGTTGGTAATTTCACAAACCCAGCTAGTTAATAATGTGAAGGAAATGAATGATAAGAACAAGCAGTTGTTTACAAATCAGCAggcttcgattcaaaatttagaGAAGCGGATTGGTAATTTGTCTGATTTGATTAGTGAAAGGAAACCAGGTGAACTCCCGAGTAATACAAAAGTGAATCCTAGAAATGAGCATTTGAATGCTATTACTACTCGGAGTGGTAAGGCATATGAGGCACCGAATATGCCTGTTGTTGATGATTATCGGGTTCCGTTGGAGAAATTTAGTGAGCCAGTTGTGGGTATGAAGtcggaaaaagtggttgaagaGGTAGAGAAAAGTCAACCAGGTGATGCAGAAAAGAGTGTTAAAGCAAAGCCAGCCATCAAGGAATATCAACCACCATTACCGTACCCTATGAAGCAAAGACTTGAAAAGTTGGAGGCTGGGAGAAATTGGTTCATGGATATGATTAAGTCAGTGAATATCAATATGCcgtttattgatgttattgcgggTATGCCGAGATATGCGCGATTTTTGAAAGATATGTTAACCAACCGGAAGAAGATGGAGCAAATCAAGTCGGTGGTGATGAATGCAACTTGCTCAGCAGTGGTTTTGAACGAGCTTCCCGAGAAGCTCGATGATCCGGGTTGTTTCACGATACCTTGTTTACTTGGCCAGTTAGtctgtatgagggctttggcggacTTGGGGGCTAGCATCAATTTGATGCCTTATAGTGTTTACCTTAAGCTAGACCCAGGACTACTTAAAACAACTAGAATGGCTATCCAGTTAGCTGACCATAATGTTAAGTTCCCAAGGGGTATTGTTGAAAATATGTTAGTCCGGGAGGGTAACCTTATTTTTCTCGCTGACTttatggttttggatatggaagaggACACACGGGTGCCTCTTATTTTGGGAAGACCATTTTTGAACATGgctaggtgtattatatatgtgtatAGCCAAtgtttgacccttaggatagatggg gaattcccaAAATTGGAAGAAACAGGTGAATGTGATATTGCTAGTGGTGAGGAAGATATGCTGGAGGAGATTCATATGTTTCAAGTTTTGATGGCTAACGTTTATGAGCCAACTAATGATGAGTTTAAAGAGTTGGAAGAAGATAATGAATACCGTAGCAAATCCTCTATCGAAGATCCTCCTGAATTGGAGCGAAAGCcactccctgatcatcttgagtatgCTTACCTTTAG